From Candidatus Korarchaeota archaeon NZ13-K, a single genomic window includes:
- a CDS encoding methyltransferase domain-containing protein, whose translation MLEALRSIEVRGKTCLDLGTGTGILAIDMARRGCLTVASDVSMDSCLLARRNSALNGVYVEVVQGDLARHFRDLSFDIVAFNPPYLPLRGESEQWSGGELGRELIDSLLIDLPRLLRDGGAALLLHADFNDPILTIKRARALNLSAKIIGRKKLSFHELMVVMVRKD comes from the coding sequence ATGCTTGAAGCCCTGAGATCGATCGAGGTGAGGGGTAAGACCTGCCTGGACCTGGGAACCGGGACCGGTATCCTAGCGATAGACATGGCCAGGCGCGGTTGCCTGACGGTCGCCTCCGACGTTTCCATGGACTCCTGCCTGCTGGCCAGGAGGAACTCCGCCCTCAACGGGGTATATGTGGAGGTGGTTCAGGGGGACTTGGCGAGGCACTTCAGGGATCTCTCCTTCGACATCGTGGCCTTCAACCCGCCCTACCTGCCGCTGAGGGGTGAGTCGGAGCAGTGGTCCGGTGGGGAGCTAGGGAGGGAGCTGATAGATTCCCTCCTCATCGACCTGCCCAGGCTTCTGAGGGACGGGGGAGCAGCACTCCTGCTCCACGCGGACTTCAACGATCCGATACTCACGATTAAGAGGGCCAGGGCCCTGAACCTGAGCGCCAAGATAATTGGGAGGAAAAAGCTCTCATTTCACGAGTTAATGGTCGTCATGGTGCGGAAGGATTGA